A region of the Dehalococcoidia bacterium genome:
TCCAGTCCCAAGATCCAACACCATAGCCATCAACATCACCCAATCCCCACGTCAGCTGCTGTAGGTGTACATCATGACTACGACTCAAGAAAAGCTGCTTACGGCCGATGACCTGCTACGACTTCACAGCGAGGGCGTTCGCGGTGAGCTGATCCAAGGAGTTTTTTGCGAAAGTATGGCCTCTGGAGAAGAGCACGGTGAAGTTGCCGCAATTGTAATCAGCACATTGATGGAGTTTGTCCGACCTCGCAGATTAGGACGAGTTATCGGCACCGATTCTGGCATCCTACTGCAACGTGACCCAGATATGGTTCGAGAGCCGGACGTAGCCTTCATATCTGCCGACAAGCTGCCCATTGGTGTCGGGTTGAAGGGCTACTTCGAAGAGCCACCCGACCTGGTTGTCGAGATTGTGTCACCCTCAGACCGCCTCGAGAGCGTATTCGACAAGGCCTGTATGTGGGTCCTGTTTGGCGTTAGGCTGGTTTGGGTGCTGGACCCTGAGGATCGTTCAGTTGACGTCTTCAGACCAGGAATCTCGATGACCAAGCTCACCGAGAACGACTCCCTCGACGGCGCTGACGTGCTTCCCGGCTTCTCCTGTACGGTCAGCGACCTCTTTGACCTCTAATCACCAGACTACCTGGCCAGTCCCCACACGCAGAAAACTCCCCGGAGGCTCCTGAATGAACATCCAGCCTTATGAAGTGCACATTTCCGACGATGTCCTCGATGACCTGAAGGTCAGGCTCAGCCGTACGCGGTGGCCGGACGAGTTGGAGGACGTCGCGTGGGACTACGGGTCCAGTCTCGCGTACATTCGTGAGCTGTGCGAGTACTGGCAGGACGGCTTCGACTGGCGCGCCCATGAGGCTCGAATCAACGAGTTCGACAACTACAGGGCCGACGTCGACGGGCTGGGTATCCACTACATTCACGCTAAGGGACAGGGCCCTGACCCTATCCCGCTGATCATCACGCACGGGTGGCCAAGCACTTTCGCGGAGATGCTCAAGATCATCCCGCTGCTGTCTGATCCTGCAAGTCATGGGGGAGATGCTGCGCACTCGTTCGATGTGGTCGCCCCGTCTATGCCCGGATACGGCTTCTCCGACCGGCCCACGCAGCGGGGAATGAGCCCCATCCGCATCGCCGAACTGTGGAACACGCTGATGACCGAGGGCCTGGGCTATGACAACTTCGTCGCGCAGGGCGGCGACTGGGGAGCGCAGATCACGACGACGCTCGGACTGAACTTCCCTCAGACGGTGAGCGCGATCCACCTGAATATGGCCGGCGGCGGGTCCCCGATTCCACCTGAAGACGAGCTCTCAGACGCTGAGAAGGAGTTCCTAGCGCACCGCGACTGGTGGCAGCAGGCAGAGGGCGCGTACGGACACCAACACCGCACCAAGCCGCAGACGCTGTCGTACGGTCTGAACGACTCGCCCGCTGGCCTGGCCGGCTGGATCGTGGAGAAGTGGCGCACCTGGAGCGACTGCAATGGCGATATCGAGTCGCGGTTCAGCAAGGACGAGCTGCTGACGCACCTCACAATCTACTGGGCCACGGAGACGATAAGCTCGTCGGTGCGACTGTACTACGAAAGTGGAAAGGCGCCGTCGCAGCTTACATCGGACAACCAGGTGACCGTCCCGACATCGTTTGCCAAGTTCCCGGTGGAGATCAGCTACCCACCCAGGGAGTGGCTCGAGCGGTTCTACAACCTGGCACGCTACACGGAGATGCCGAGCGGCGGTCACTTCGCCGCGGCTGAGGAGCCGCAGCTGCTCGCGGAAGACATACGCGCATCATTCCGCAGCCTGAGGTAGTGAAAACAAAGCGGGTGGGCGTCCTTTAACAGGACCCCACCCGGTGGTTGCAAGGCAGTCCTCGATCATCCAAAAGACGTTATACGGGAGCTGCCTCGCGTGGTGCAGTCTGCTCGCTGACGGTCTGTTCAGACCGCCAGCCGACGGATCCGATCTTGGCTTGACCAAGCGCGGCGTCGACGTTTGTGAGGAGCTTATAGTACCGCACGCCAGCGAAGGGCATGAATGACCCCATCAGCTTGACTGGTTCGGCGTCCGGTCTTCGACTTCGAATGACATTCGATATCATGATCGGCCTCCGGTTTCCACTGCTGTGTCCTATGCACTCAGTGTAGCCGACTGTGACGGAATGTCAACTTTGTTCAGAAAAGCACAATCGAATCAGTCAGATTCTGACAGTTCAATGCGTGAAAAACGTCACAAGAACAGAGTTGCAGGATTCGAGATGGGGTCAGTCTTATAGACGGAGTTTTCGCCCTCACCCCCGGATCAAGTCCGGGGCAGGCTCTAACCCTCTCCCCCAGGGAGAGGGGACTTCCGCTCCAACAAAATCGTTACTGCCTCAAAAGTTCTGCAACTCCTCTGTGGACATCCCCAGTTCGTCCACGTAGACCTCCCTGTTGTGCTCACCCAGCAGTGGAGGACGGCGGCTAAT
Encoded here:
- a CDS encoding Uma2 family endonuclease produces the protein MTTTQEKLLTADDLLRLHSEGVRGELIQGVFCESMASGEEHGEVAAIVISTLMEFVRPRRLGRVIGTDSGILLQRDPDMVREPDVAFISADKLPIGVGLKGYFEEPPDLVVEIVSPSDRLESVFDKACMWVLFGVRLVWVLDPEDRSVDVFRPGISMTKLTENDSLDGADVLPGFSCTVSDLFDL
- a CDS encoding epoxide hydrolase, with amino-acid sequence MNIQPYEVHISDDVLDDLKVRLSRTRWPDELEDVAWDYGSSLAYIRELCEYWQDGFDWRAHEARINEFDNYRADVDGLGIHYIHAKGQGPDPIPLIITHGWPSTFAEMLKIIPLLSDPASHGGDAAHSFDVVAPSMPGYGFSDRPTQRGMSPIRIAELWNTLMTEGLGYDNFVAQGGDWGAQITTTLGLNFPQTVSAIHLNMAGGGSPIPPEDELSDAEKEFLAHRDWWQQAEGAYGHQHRTKPQTLSYGLNDSPAGLAGWIVEKWRTWSDCNGDIESRFSKDELLTHLTIYWATETISSSVRLYYESGKAPSQLTSDNQVTVPTSFAKFPVEISYPPREWLERFYNLARYTEMPSGGHFAAAEEPQLLAEDIRASFRSLR